From the Labrus mixtus chromosome 17, fLabMix1.1, whole genome shotgun sequence genome, one window contains:
- the abl1 gene encoding tyrosine-protein kinase ABL1 isoform X7, with amino-acid sequence MKMLEICLKLVGCKSKKGLSSSSSCYLEALQRPDFESQGLTEAARWNSKENLLAGPSENDPNLFVALYDFVASGDNTLSITKGEKLRVLGYNHNGEWCEAQTKNGQGWVPSNYITPVNSLEKHSWYHGPVSRNAAEYLLSSGINGSFLVRESESSPGQRSISLRYEGRVYHYRINTASDGKLYVSSESRFNTLAELVHHHSTVADGLITTLHYPAPKRNKPTIYGVSPNYDKWEMERTDITMKHKLGGGQYGEVYEGVWKKYNLTVAVKTLKEDTMEVEEFLKEAAVMKEIKHPNLVQLLGVCTREPPFYIITEFMTHGNLLDYLRECNREEVNAVVLLHMATQISSAMEYLEKKNFIHRDLAARNCLVGENHLVKVADFGLSRLMTGDTYTAHAGAKFPIKWTAPESLAYNKFSIKSDVWAFGVLLWEIATYGMSPYPGIDLSQVYELLEKDYRMDRPEGCPEKVYELMRACWRWNPSERPSFAETHQAFETMFQESSISDEVEKELGKKGKKATLGPIQQAPELPTKTRTLRKNMDNRDGDSPDLVDLEVAVSSPMLPRKERPVLDSNLNEDDRLLPKDKDKTRGSGFLSLIKKKKKNAPAPPKRSSSFREMDIHPDRRGMTPDPRDSESFNNGAAVNDVTHGLDCAKFLSINNNGAGGIPNGAPTYPGPLFPRKKGAPAVPGPGGKAATTPPSEEESMSNSKRFLWSSSMPTGSDGTEWKSVTLPRDLGQRHFDSGTFGGKPALPRKRTSEQKGENAPRTGTLTPPPRLNTSSDVSSAFLGKDSDPSPGSSPQALTPKVVRRPGLPGLPGLENARTSALHAELLKPNVFPALGAAGDECRARRNKHSADSSSIRERGKIQKPKPAPPPPPTNAKTGKISRSPTIDPPSPSSTTSDFKTNPTTTANDQARSPLSEGSKKLPLGCSSKLQPLKTSNSSSSVTTSLSSQSLGGFSSSLTSPSDQSSPNAFIPLVNTRRSLRKTAPRQGSERTPNSAVTREMVLEGTELLRAAISRNSEQTGSHSAVLEAGKNLSKYCMSYVDSIQQMRNKFAFREAINKLETSLRELQICPTATGGANAQQDFSKLLSSVKEISDIVQR; translated from the exons ctctCCAGAGACCAGACTTTGAGAGTCAGGGTCTGACAGAAGCGGCTCGCTGGAACTCCAAAGAGAACCTGTTGGCTGGACCCAGTGAGAATGACCCCAACCTGTTCGTCGCACTCTATGATTTTGTCGCAAGCGGTGACAACACACTCAGCATTACTAAAG GAGAGAAGCTGCGTGTGCTGGGTTACAACCACAACGGCGAATGGTGCGAGGCACAGACCAAGAATGGCCAGGGTTGGGTGCCGTCCAACTACATCACCCCTGTCAACAGCCTTGAGAAGCACAGCTGGTACCATGGGCCCGTGTCACGCAACGCCGCAGAGTACCTGCTCAGCTCGGGCATCAACGGAAGTTTTCTGGTCCGTGAGAGTGAGAGTAGCCCCGGCCAGAGGTCCATCTCTCTGCGGTACGAAGGGAGAGTCTACCATTACAGGATTAACACTGCATCTGACGGCAAG ctgtACGTCTCGTCTGAAAGCCGTTTCAACACACTGGCAGAACTGGTGCACCACCATTCCACGGTGGCTGACGGCCTCATCACCACGCTGCACTACCCGGCGCCCAAACGCAACAAGCCCACCATCTACGGCGTTTCTCCCAACTATGACAAGTGGGAGATGGAGCGCACTGACATTACCATGAAGCACAAGCTGGGAGGGGGTCAGTACGGGGAGGTGTACGAGGGTGTTTGGAAGAAGTACAACCTCACTGTGGCTGTCAAGACACTCAAG GAGGATACcatggaggtggaggagttCCTTAAGGAAGCTGCTGTCATGAAAGAGATCAAACACCCCAACCTAGTACAACTCTTAG GTGTGTGCACACGGGAGCCACCGTTCTACATAATCACAGAGTTTATGACCCACGGGAATCTACTAGACTACCTGAGAGAGTGTAACAGAGAGGAGGTCAATGCAGTGGTGCTGCTCCACATGGCCACACAGATCTCCTCTGCCATGGAGtacctggagaaaaaaaactttatccACAG GGACTTAGCTGCTCGAAACTGTCTGGTCGGGGAGAATCACTTGGTGAAGGTTGCAGACTTCGGCCTGAGCAGGTTAATGACTGGAGACACCTACACAGCTCATGCTGGGGCTAAATTCCCCATAAAATGGACTGCTCCAGAGAGTTTGGCCTACAACAAATTTTCTATTAAGTCTGATGTCTGGG CATTTGGCGTTCTGCTGTGGGAGATCGCCACCTACGGGATGTCCCCCTACCCCGGCATTGACCTGTCCCAGGTGTACGAGCTGCTGGAGAAAGACTACCGCATGGACCGGCCTGAAGGCTGCCCTGAGAAGGTCTATGAGCTCATGAGGGCCT GTTGGAGGTGGAACCCTTCAGAACGTCCATCTTTTGCTGAAACACATCAAGCTTTTGAGACCATGTTCCAAGAGTCCAGCATCTCTGACG aaGTGGAAAAGGAACTgggaaagaaagggaaaaaggCGACTTTAGGCCCCATCCAGCAGGCTCCAGAGCTGCCAACCAAAACCAGAACACTCCGCAAAAACATGGACAACCGAGATGGAGACAGTCCAG ACCTTGTGGATCTCGAAGTAGCGGTTTCGTCACCCATGCTCCCCAGGAAAGAGCGCCCCGTCCTGGACAGTAACCTGAATGAGGATGACCGCCTGCTACCCAAAGACAAGGACAAGACACGAGGCAGTGGCTTTTTGAGTCTcattaagaaaaagaagaagaatgctcCTGCCCCGCCCAAACGCAGCTCCTCTTTCAGAGAGATGGACATCCATCCCGACAGGAGGGGCATGACTCCAGATCCTCGAGACAGTGAGAGCTTCAACAATGGTGCAGCCGTTAACGATGTCACACATGGCCTGGACTGTGCCAAGTTCCTGAGTATTAACAATAATGGGGCAGGGGGAATCCCCAATGGAGCTCCCACCTACCCAGGACCCTTGTTTCCGAGGAAGAAGGGAGCTCCTGCAGTGCCTGGTCCTGGAGGAAAAGCAGCAACGACACCACCCAGTGAGGAGGAGTCTATGTCTAACTCAAAGCGCTTCCTCTGGTCCTCCAGCATGCCCACAGGCTCTGATGGCACTGAATGGAAGTCTGTTACTCTGCCGCGAGACCTCGGCCAGAGACACTTTGACTCAGGCACCTTTGGGGGCAAACCAGCTCTACCACGCAAGAGAACAAGCGAGCAAAAAGGGGAGAACGCACCTCGAACAGGCACCTTGACTCCACCGCCTCGTCTGAACACCTCATCAGATGTGTCCTCTGCTTTCTTAGGCAAAGACTCTGATCCCAGCCCTGGTTCAAGTCCCCAGGCGTTGACACCTAAGGTTGTAAGAAGACCAGGGCTGCCCGGGCTGCCCGGGCTGGAGAACGCCAGGACAAGTGCTCTCCATGCTGAGCTCCTCAAGCCCAATGTGTTCCCTGCTTTAGGTGCAGCAGGGGATGAGTGCCGGGCCCGCAGAAACAAGCACTCTGCGGACTCCTCATCCATcagggaaagagggaaaattCAGAAACCCAAACCAgctccacctccaccacccACTAATGCCAAAACAGGCAAGATTTCCCGCAGTCCCACTATAGATCCCCCTTCCCCTTCATCCACCACCTCGGACTTCAAAACAAACCCCACAACCACTGCGAATGACCAAGCCCGCTCCCCCCTCAGTGAGGGCTCCAAGAAGCTGCCCCTGGGCTGCTCTTCTAAACTTCAACCGTTAAAGACCTCCAACTCCTCTTCATCAGTGAccacctccctctccagccagagCCTCGGGGGCTTCTCTTCCTCCCTTACCTCCCCCAGCGATCAGAGCTCACCCAACGCTTTCATCCCCCTAGTGAACACCCGACGCTCCCTCCGCAAGACTGCACCCCGTCAAGGATCGGAGCGCACCCCCAACTCAGCCGTGACGCGGGAGATGGTGCTGGAAGGCACCGAGCTACTCCGAGCAGCAATTTCTCGTAACTCGGAGCAGACGGGTAGCCACAGCGCCGTGCTGGAGGCCGGAAAGAACCTGTCCAAGTACTGCATGAGCTACGTCGACTCCATACAGCAGATGAGGAACAAGTTTGCCTTCCGCGAGGCCATCAACAAGCTTGAGACAAGCCTGCGTGAGCTGCAGATCTGCCCCACCGCCACAGGGGGTGCCAATGCACAGCAGGACTTCAGCAAGCTGCTGTCCTCTGTCAAAGAGATCAGTGACATTGTTCAGAGGTAG
- the abl1 gene encoding tyrosine-protein kinase ABL1 isoform X6 encodes MKMLEICLKLVGCKSKKGLSSSSSCYLEEALQRPDFESQGLTEAARWNSKENLLAGPSENDPNLFVALYDFVASGDNTLSITKGEKLRVLGYNHNGEWCEAQTKNGQGWVPSNYITPVNSLEKHSWYHGPVSRNAAEYLLSSGINGSFLVRESESSPGQRSISLRYEGRVYHYRINTASDGKLYVSSESRFNTLAELVHHHSTVADGLITTLHYPAPKRNKPTIYGVSPNYDKWEMERTDITMKHKLGGGQYGEVYEGVWKKYNLTVAVKTLKEDTMEVEEFLKEAAVMKEIKHPNLVQLLGVCTREPPFYIITEFMTHGNLLDYLRECNREEVNAVVLLHMATQISSAMEYLEKKNFIHRDLAARNCLVGENHLVKVADFGLSRLMTGDTYTAHAGAKFPIKWTAPESLAYNKFSIKSDVWAFGVLLWEIATYGMSPYPGIDLSQVYELLEKDYRMDRPEGCPEKVYELMRACWRWNPSERPSFAETHQAFETMFQESSISDEVEKELGKKGKKATLGPIQQAPELPTKTRTLRKNMDNRDGDSPDLVDLEVAVSSPMLPRKERPVLDSNLNEDDRLLPKDKDKTRGSGFLSLIKKKKKNAPAPPKRSSSFREMDIHPDRRGMTPDPRDSESFNNGAAVNDVTHGLDCAKFLSINNNGAGGIPNGAPTYPGPLFPRKKGAPAVPGPGGKAATTPPSEEESMSNSKRFLWSSSMPTGSDGTEWKSVTLPRDLGQRHFDSGTFGGKPALPRKRTSEQKGENAPRTGTLTPPPRLNTSSDVSSAFLGKDSDPSPGSSPQALTPKVVRRPGLPGLPGLENARTSALHAELLKPNVFPALGAAGDECRARRNKHSADSSSIRERGKIQKPKPAPPPPPTNAKTGKISRSPTIDPPSPSSTTSDFKTNPTTTANDQARSPLSEGSKKLPLGCSSKLQPLKTSNSSSSVTTSLSSQSLGGFSSSLTSPSDQSSPNAFIPLVNTRRSLRKTAPRQGSERTPNSAVTREMVLEGTELLRAAISRNSEQTGSHSAVLEAGKNLSKYCMSYVDSIQQMRNKFAFREAINKLETSLRELQICPTATGGANAQQDFSKLLSSVKEISDIVQR; translated from the exons aagctctCCAGAGACCAGACTTTGAGAGTCAGGGTCTGACAGAAGCGGCTCGCTGGAACTCCAAAGAGAACCTGTTGGCTGGACCCAGTGAGAATGACCCCAACCTGTTCGTCGCACTCTATGATTTTGTCGCAAGCGGTGACAACACACTCAGCATTACTAAAG GAGAGAAGCTGCGTGTGCTGGGTTACAACCACAACGGCGAATGGTGCGAGGCACAGACCAAGAATGGCCAGGGTTGGGTGCCGTCCAACTACATCACCCCTGTCAACAGCCTTGAGAAGCACAGCTGGTACCATGGGCCCGTGTCACGCAACGCCGCAGAGTACCTGCTCAGCTCGGGCATCAACGGAAGTTTTCTGGTCCGTGAGAGTGAGAGTAGCCCCGGCCAGAGGTCCATCTCTCTGCGGTACGAAGGGAGAGTCTACCATTACAGGATTAACACTGCATCTGACGGCAAG ctgtACGTCTCGTCTGAAAGCCGTTTCAACACACTGGCAGAACTGGTGCACCACCATTCCACGGTGGCTGACGGCCTCATCACCACGCTGCACTACCCGGCGCCCAAACGCAACAAGCCCACCATCTACGGCGTTTCTCCCAACTATGACAAGTGGGAGATGGAGCGCACTGACATTACCATGAAGCACAAGCTGGGAGGGGGTCAGTACGGGGAGGTGTACGAGGGTGTTTGGAAGAAGTACAACCTCACTGTGGCTGTCAAGACACTCAAG GAGGATACcatggaggtggaggagttCCTTAAGGAAGCTGCTGTCATGAAAGAGATCAAACACCCCAACCTAGTACAACTCTTAG GTGTGTGCACACGGGAGCCACCGTTCTACATAATCACAGAGTTTATGACCCACGGGAATCTACTAGACTACCTGAGAGAGTGTAACAGAGAGGAGGTCAATGCAGTGGTGCTGCTCCACATGGCCACACAGATCTCCTCTGCCATGGAGtacctggagaaaaaaaactttatccACAG GGACTTAGCTGCTCGAAACTGTCTGGTCGGGGAGAATCACTTGGTGAAGGTTGCAGACTTCGGCCTGAGCAGGTTAATGACTGGAGACACCTACACAGCTCATGCTGGGGCTAAATTCCCCATAAAATGGACTGCTCCAGAGAGTTTGGCCTACAACAAATTTTCTATTAAGTCTGATGTCTGGG CATTTGGCGTTCTGCTGTGGGAGATCGCCACCTACGGGATGTCCCCCTACCCCGGCATTGACCTGTCCCAGGTGTACGAGCTGCTGGAGAAAGACTACCGCATGGACCGGCCTGAAGGCTGCCCTGAGAAGGTCTATGAGCTCATGAGGGCCT GTTGGAGGTGGAACCCTTCAGAACGTCCATCTTTTGCTGAAACACATCAAGCTTTTGAGACCATGTTCCAAGAGTCCAGCATCTCTGACG aaGTGGAAAAGGAACTgggaaagaaagggaaaaaggCGACTTTAGGCCCCATCCAGCAGGCTCCAGAGCTGCCAACCAAAACCAGAACACTCCGCAAAAACATGGACAACCGAGATGGAGACAGTCCAG ACCTTGTGGATCTCGAAGTAGCGGTTTCGTCACCCATGCTCCCCAGGAAAGAGCGCCCCGTCCTGGACAGTAACCTGAATGAGGATGACCGCCTGCTACCCAAAGACAAGGACAAGACACGAGGCAGTGGCTTTTTGAGTCTcattaagaaaaagaagaagaatgctcCTGCCCCGCCCAAACGCAGCTCCTCTTTCAGAGAGATGGACATCCATCCCGACAGGAGGGGCATGACTCCAGATCCTCGAGACAGTGAGAGCTTCAACAATGGTGCAGCCGTTAACGATGTCACACATGGCCTGGACTGTGCCAAGTTCCTGAGTATTAACAATAATGGGGCAGGGGGAATCCCCAATGGAGCTCCCACCTACCCAGGACCCTTGTTTCCGAGGAAGAAGGGAGCTCCTGCAGTGCCTGGTCCTGGAGGAAAAGCAGCAACGACACCACCCAGTGAGGAGGAGTCTATGTCTAACTCAAAGCGCTTCCTCTGGTCCTCCAGCATGCCCACAGGCTCTGATGGCACTGAATGGAAGTCTGTTACTCTGCCGCGAGACCTCGGCCAGAGACACTTTGACTCAGGCACCTTTGGGGGCAAACCAGCTCTACCACGCAAGAGAACAAGCGAGCAAAAAGGGGAGAACGCACCTCGAACAGGCACCTTGACTCCACCGCCTCGTCTGAACACCTCATCAGATGTGTCCTCTGCTTTCTTAGGCAAAGACTCTGATCCCAGCCCTGGTTCAAGTCCCCAGGCGTTGACACCTAAGGTTGTAAGAAGACCAGGGCTGCCCGGGCTGCCCGGGCTGGAGAACGCCAGGACAAGTGCTCTCCATGCTGAGCTCCTCAAGCCCAATGTGTTCCCTGCTTTAGGTGCAGCAGGGGATGAGTGCCGGGCCCGCAGAAACAAGCACTCTGCGGACTCCTCATCCATcagggaaagagggaaaattCAGAAACCCAAACCAgctccacctccaccacccACTAATGCCAAAACAGGCAAGATTTCCCGCAGTCCCACTATAGATCCCCCTTCCCCTTCATCCACCACCTCGGACTTCAAAACAAACCCCACAACCACTGCGAATGACCAAGCCCGCTCCCCCCTCAGTGAGGGCTCCAAGAAGCTGCCCCTGGGCTGCTCTTCTAAACTTCAACCGTTAAAGACCTCCAACTCCTCTTCATCAGTGAccacctccctctccagccagagCCTCGGGGGCTTCTCTTCCTCCCTTACCTCCCCCAGCGATCAGAGCTCACCCAACGCTTTCATCCCCCTAGTGAACACCCGACGCTCCCTCCGCAAGACTGCACCCCGTCAAGGATCGGAGCGCACCCCCAACTCAGCCGTGACGCGGGAGATGGTGCTGGAAGGCACCGAGCTACTCCGAGCAGCAATTTCTCGTAACTCGGAGCAGACGGGTAGCCACAGCGCCGTGCTGGAGGCCGGAAAGAACCTGTCCAAGTACTGCATGAGCTACGTCGACTCCATACAGCAGATGAGGAACAAGTTTGCCTTCCGCGAGGCCATCAACAAGCTTGAGACAAGCCTGCGTGAGCTGCAGATCTGCCCCACCGCCACAGGGGGTGCCAATGCACAGCAGGACTTCAGCAAGCTGCTGTCCTCTGTCAAAGAGATCAGTGACATTGTTCAGAGGTAG
- the abl1 gene encoding tyrosine-protein kinase ABL1 isoform X2 has product MGQQPGKFVGDQRRPSLPAFIKGGKRESSRHGTQPCNVFAVHALQRPDFESQGLTEAARWNSKENLLAGPSENDPNLFVALYDFVASGDNTLSITKGEKLRVLGYNHNGEWCEAQTKNGQGWVPSNYITPVNSLEKHSWYHGPVSRNAAEYLLSSGINGSFLVRESESSPGQRSISLRYEGRVYHYRINTASDGKNLFLLQLYVSSESRFNTLAELVHHHSTVADGLITTLHYPAPKRNKPTIYGVSPNYDKWEMERTDITMKHKLGGGQYGEVYEGVWKKYNLTVAVKTLKEDTMEVEEFLKEAAVMKEIKHPNLVQLLGVCTREPPFYIITEFMTHGNLLDYLRECNREEVNAVVLLHMATQISSAMEYLEKKNFIHRDLAARNCLVGENHLVKVADFGLSRLMTGDTYTAHAGAKFPIKWTAPESLAYNKFSIKSDVWAFGVLLWEIATYGMSPYPGIDLSQVYELLEKDYRMDRPEGCPEKVYELMRACWRWNPSERPSFAETHQAFETMFQESSISDEVEKELGKKGKKATLGPIQQAPELPTKTRTLRKNMDNRDGDSPDLVDLEVAVSSPMLPRKERPVLDSNLNEDDRLLPKDKDKTRGSGFLSLIKKKKKNAPAPPKRSSSFREMDIHPDRRGMTPDPRDSESFNNGAAVNDVTHGLDCAKFLSINNNGAGGIPNGAPTYPGPLFPRKKGAPAVPGPGGKAATTPPSEEESMSNSKRFLWSSSMPTGSDGTEWKSVTLPRDLGQRHFDSGTFGGKPALPRKRTSEQKGENAPRTGTLTPPPRLNTSSDVSSAFLGKDSDPSPGSSPQALTPKVVRRPGLPGLPGLENARTSALHAELLKPNVFPALGAAGDECRARRNKHSADSSSIRERGKIQKPKPAPPPPPTNAKTGKISRSPTIDPPSPSSTTSDFKTNPTTTANDQARSPLSEGSKKLPLGCSSKLQPLKTSNSSSSVTTSLSSQSLGGFSSSLTSPSDQSSPNAFIPLVNTRRSLRKTAPRQGSERTPNSAVTREMVLEGTELLRAAISRNSEQTGSHSAVLEAGKNLSKYCMSYVDSIQQMRNKFAFREAINKLETSLRELQICPTATGGANAQQDFSKLLSSVKEISDIVQR; this is encoded by the exons ctctCCAGAGACCAGACTTTGAGAGTCAGGGTCTGACAGAAGCGGCTCGCTGGAACTCCAAAGAGAACCTGTTGGCTGGACCCAGTGAGAATGACCCCAACCTGTTCGTCGCACTCTATGATTTTGTCGCAAGCGGTGACAACACACTCAGCATTACTAAAG GAGAGAAGCTGCGTGTGCTGGGTTACAACCACAACGGCGAATGGTGCGAGGCACAGACCAAGAATGGCCAGGGTTGGGTGCCGTCCAACTACATCACCCCTGTCAACAGCCTTGAGAAGCACAGCTGGTACCATGGGCCCGTGTCACGCAACGCCGCAGAGTACCTGCTCAGCTCGGGCATCAACGGAAGTTTTCTGGTCCGTGAGAGTGAGAGTAGCCCCGGCCAGAGGTCCATCTCTCTGCGGTACGAAGGGAGAGTCTACCATTACAGGATTAACACTGCATCTGACGGCAAG AATctctttctcctgcagctgtACGTCTCGTCTGAAAGCCGTTTCAACACACTGGCAGAACTGGTGCACCACCATTCCACGGTGGCTGACGGCCTCATCACCACGCTGCACTACCCGGCGCCCAAACGCAACAAGCCCACCATCTACGGCGTTTCTCCCAACTATGACAAGTGGGAGATGGAGCGCACTGACATTACCATGAAGCACAAGCTGGGAGGGGGTCAGTACGGGGAGGTGTACGAGGGTGTTTGGAAGAAGTACAACCTCACTGTGGCTGTCAAGACACTCAAG GAGGATACcatggaggtggaggagttCCTTAAGGAAGCTGCTGTCATGAAAGAGATCAAACACCCCAACCTAGTACAACTCTTAG GTGTGTGCACACGGGAGCCACCGTTCTACATAATCACAGAGTTTATGACCCACGGGAATCTACTAGACTACCTGAGAGAGTGTAACAGAGAGGAGGTCAATGCAGTGGTGCTGCTCCACATGGCCACACAGATCTCCTCTGCCATGGAGtacctggagaaaaaaaactttatccACAG GGACTTAGCTGCTCGAAACTGTCTGGTCGGGGAGAATCACTTGGTGAAGGTTGCAGACTTCGGCCTGAGCAGGTTAATGACTGGAGACACCTACACAGCTCATGCTGGGGCTAAATTCCCCATAAAATGGACTGCTCCAGAGAGTTTGGCCTACAACAAATTTTCTATTAAGTCTGATGTCTGGG CATTTGGCGTTCTGCTGTGGGAGATCGCCACCTACGGGATGTCCCCCTACCCCGGCATTGACCTGTCCCAGGTGTACGAGCTGCTGGAGAAAGACTACCGCATGGACCGGCCTGAAGGCTGCCCTGAGAAGGTCTATGAGCTCATGAGGGCCT GTTGGAGGTGGAACCCTTCAGAACGTCCATCTTTTGCTGAAACACATCAAGCTTTTGAGACCATGTTCCAAGAGTCCAGCATCTCTGACG aaGTGGAAAAGGAACTgggaaagaaagggaaaaaggCGACTTTAGGCCCCATCCAGCAGGCTCCAGAGCTGCCAACCAAAACCAGAACACTCCGCAAAAACATGGACAACCGAGATGGAGACAGTCCAG ACCTTGTGGATCTCGAAGTAGCGGTTTCGTCACCCATGCTCCCCAGGAAAGAGCGCCCCGTCCTGGACAGTAACCTGAATGAGGATGACCGCCTGCTACCCAAAGACAAGGACAAGACACGAGGCAGTGGCTTTTTGAGTCTcattaagaaaaagaagaagaatgctcCTGCCCCGCCCAAACGCAGCTCCTCTTTCAGAGAGATGGACATCCATCCCGACAGGAGGGGCATGACTCCAGATCCTCGAGACAGTGAGAGCTTCAACAATGGTGCAGCCGTTAACGATGTCACACATGGCCTGGACTGTGCCAAGTTCCTGAGTATTAACAATAATGGGGCAGGGGGAATCCCCAATGGAGCTCCCACCTACCCAGGACCCTTGTTTCCGAGGAAGAAGGGAGCTCCTGCAGTGCCTGGTCCTGGAGGAAAAGCAGCAACGACACCACCCAGTGAGGAGGAGTCTATGTCTAACTCAAAGCGCTTCCTCTGGTCCTCCAGCATGCCCACAGGCTCTGATGGCACTGAATGGAAGTCTGTTACTCTGCCGCGAGACCTCGGCCAGAGACACTTTGACTCAGGCACCTTTGGGGGCAAACCAGCTCTACCACGCAAGAGAACAAGCGAGCAAAAAGGGGAGAACGCACCTCGAACAGGCACCTTGACTCCACCGCCTCGTCTGAACACCTCATCAGATGTGTCCTCTGCTTTCTTAGGCAAAGACTCTGATCCCAGCCCTGGTTCAAGTCCCCAGGCGTTGACACCTAAGGTTGTAAGAAGACCAGGGCTGCCCGGGCTGCCCGGGCTGGAGAACGCCAGGACAAGTGCTCTCCATGCTGAGCTCCTCAAGCCCAATGTGTTCCCTGCTTTAGGTGCAGCAGGGGATGAGTGCCGGGCCCGCAGAAACAAGCACTCTGCGGACTCCTCATCCATcagggaaagagggaaaattCAGAAACCCAAACCAgctccacctccaccacccACTAATGCCAAAACAGGCAAGATTTCCCGCAGTCCCACTATAGATCCCCCTTCCCCTTCATCCACCACCTCGGACTTCAAAACAAACCCCACAACCACTGCGAATGACCAAGCCCGCTCCCCCCTCAGTGAGGGCTCCAAGAAGCTGCCCCTGGGCTGCTCTTCTAAACTTCAACCGTTAAAGACCTCCAACTCCTCTTCATCAGTGAccacctccctctccagccagagCCTCGGGGGCTTCTCTTCCTCCCTTACCTCCCCCAGCGATCAGAGCTCACCCAACGCTTTCATCCCCCTAGTGAACACCCGACGCTCCCTCCGCAAGACTGCACCCCGTCAAGGATCGGAGCGCACCCCCAACTCAGCCGTGACGCGGGAGATGGTGCTGGAAGGCACCGAGCTACTCCGAGCAGCAATTTCTCGTAACTCGGAGCAGACGGGTAGCCACAGCGCCGTGCTGGAGGCCGGAAAGAACCTGTCCAAGTACTGCATGAGCTACGTCGACTCCATACAGCAGATGAGGAACAAGTTTGCCTTCCGCGAGGCCATCAACAAGCTTGAGACAAGCCTGCGTGAGCTGCAGATCTGCCCCACCGCCACAGGGGGTGCCAATGCACAGCAGGACTTCAGCAAGCTGCTGTCCTCTGTCAAAGAGATCAGTGACATTGTTCAGAGGTAG